The proteins below come from a single Arthrobacter sp. zg-Y1171 genomic window:
- a CDS encoding PucR family transcriptional regulator, with amino-acid sequence MSITLSDLLAAGGLELTRHGSAPLSPRPIQWVAVTELEDPSPFLGGGEVVLTTGLRHGSSAAQQRFVQSVERAGALGIGFGTGLSHASVPAPLLAEADRLGMPVFEVPYGTPFMALGKLVADSLSAQHVAQLHQLLSGHQVLAEALLSGKGLPRLLAQLSRLVEADVALFQYGAPVFATSDPDPSWRRIPVPTGMRDRCTLAIAEPSVQPDIIAYAQSLIGVELNNQAARRASSRAVTGQLLGDVVDGRLAGQDAAVRLQAAGIATDLRQAVLLVEVASGQIRTLPALPLPTGFNGAPTALHENRLALVVPAADANGLAAELSVYLFGAGLTAKVGIGGSYTETAGLRWSYYEAREALRNGAAVNEPDRLNLTSLLMASRDVPLSDLAAEALDPLVAFDNRHGAQLIPTLDTYLLLNGSVAAVAADLGLHRNTVRYRLAQIAELTGYDPAVTADRVHLYLALNVRRLGS; translated from the coding sequence ATGTCGATCACACTCTCGGACCTGCTGGCGGCGGGCGGGCTGGAACTGACGCGCCACGGGTCTGCGCCCCTGTCTCCACGGCCTATTCAGTGGGTTGCTGTGACCGAACTGGAGGATCCGTCTCCGTTCCTCGGCGGCGGAGAGGTGGTTCTGACTACGGGTCTGCGGCACGGCAGCAGCGCGGCCCAGCAACGTTTTGTGCAAAGCGTGGAGCGGGCCGGAGCGCTGGGAATCGGTTTCGGCACCGGCCTCAGCCACGCCTCGGTGCCGGCTCCCCTGCTCGCCGAGGCGGACCGACTCGGCATGCCCGTATTCGAGGTCCCCTACGGCACACCGTTCATGGCTCTGGGAAAGCTGGTTGCGGATTCCCTCTCTGCCCAGCACGTCGCGCAGCTGCACCAATTGCTTTCCGGCCATCAGGTGCTGGCAGAGGCGCTGCTCAGCGGCAAGGGACTGCCACGGCTGCTGGCACAACTCTCCCGACTGGTGGAGGCCGACGTCGCCCTCTTCCAATACGGCGCACCGGTCTTCGCGACCTCCGACCCCGATCCTTCCTGGCGGCGGATCCCCGTCCCCACCGGAATGCGGGACCGCTGCACCTTGGCCATTGCCGAACCGTCTGTACAACCGGACATCATTGCCTACGCGCAGAGCCTGATCGGCGTGGAGTTGAACAACCAGGCCGCCAGGCGGGCCAGCAGCAGGGCCGTCACCGGCCAGCTCCTGGGAGACGTGGTGGATGGCCGGCTCGCAGGCCAGGACGCTGCTGTGAGGCTGCAGGCTGCGGGTATCGCCACGGACCTGCGGCAAGCCGTGCTTCTGGTGGAAGTAGCGTCCGGCCAGATCCGCACCCTGCCTGCTCTCCCGCTGCCGACGGGGTTCAACGGCGCGCCCACTGCCCTTCATGAAAACCGGCTGGCTTTGGTGGTTCCCGCTGCCGACGCGAACGGGCTGGCCGCTGAGTTGAGTGTGTATCTCTTTGGAGCCGGGTTGACGGCAAAGGTGGGGATCGGCGGCTCGTACACCGAAACAGCAGGGCTGCGCTGGAGTTACTACGAGGCACGGGAGGCACTCCGCAACGGTGCAGCTGTGAACGAACCCGACCGTTTGAACCTCACTTCCCTGCTGATGGCCAGCCGCGATGTTCCGCTATCGGATCTGGCAGCCGAAGCCCTGGACCCTCTGGTCGCCTTCGACAACAGGCACGGCGCGCAACTGATTCCCACCCTGGACACCTACCTGCTCCTGAACGGATCCGTGGCCGCCGTCGCCGCGGATCTGGGCCTGCACCGCAACACTGTCCGCTACCGCTTGGCACAGATTGCCGAGCTGACCGGATACGACCCGGCAGTGACCGCAGACCGGGTACACCTGTACCTTGCGCTGAACGTCCGCCGCTTGGGCAGTTAA
- a CDS encoding demethylmenaquinone methyltransferase — MNRASLEKRPDEVAAMFDDVAPKYDVVNDVLSLGQTRRWRRIVVDAVGAVPGQRVLDLAAGTGTSSEPYADAGIDVVACDFSLGMLKVGKRRRPDIDFVAGDATNLPFEDNSFDASTISFGLRNVNEPKKALAEMLRVTKPGGRLVIAEFSSPVIPVWRTMYTEYLMRALPSIARKVASNPDAYVYLAESIRAWPNQDGLAAWIAETGWQDVAYRNLTGGIVAVHRAVKPGGHPAK, encoded by the coding sequence GTGAACCGCGCATCGTTGGAAAAACGCCCGGATGAAGTTGCTGCCATGTTTGATGACGTGGCACCTAAATACGACGTCGTAAACGACGTGCTGTCCCTGGGGCAGACGCGCCGCTGGCGCCGCATTGTGGTGGACGCCGTCGGAGCCGTGCCCGGACAGCGGGTCCTGGACCTGGCCGCCGGCACCGGCACCTCAAGTGAGCCCTACGCGGACGCGGGAATCGACGTCGTTGCCTGCGACTTCTCGCTCGGGATGCTCAAGGTCGGCAAGCGCCGGCGCCCGGATATCGACTTCGTTGCCGGTGATGCCACCAACCTGCCGTTCGAAGACAACTCCTTCGACGCCTCCACCATCTCCTTCGGCCTCCGCAACGTCAACGAGCCGAAAAAGGCCCTGGCGGAAATGCTCCGGGTCACCAAGCCCGGCGGCCGCCTTGTCATTGCGGAATTCTCTTCGCCGGTCATTCCGGTGTGGCGCACCATGTACACCGAATACCTGATGCGTGCCCTTCCTTCGATCGCCCGCAAGGTCGCCTCCAATCCCGATGCCTACGTCTACCTCGCCGAATCCATCCGGGCCTGGCCGAACCAGGACGGCCTGGCCGCCTGGATTGCGGAAACCGGCTGGCAGGATGTTGCCTACCGCAACCTGACCGGCGGCATCGTGGCTGTGCACCGCGCCGTCAAGCCCGGAGGGCATCCGGCCAAGTGA
- a CDS encoding isochorismate synthase MenF, protein MTTLRSVTVPVGELSAAIGLLEYLVLDEQLCWIRRQEGLVGFGEAARFTSSGPERFARAQEWWRSLLAEADVENPLNTPGTGIVAFGSFAFSKRSPFESRLVVPEIVVGLRDGAGWVTYTTADPEAELNAETAKAALARYLDDLPLYRESDPADRVLPGMLSESEWKNAVARSVAHVAAGDLSKIVLARDIAVELGSPLVASQVLRELAVRYRDCWTYSVDGLIGSTPEMLIKVENGTAEARVLAGTLDRATAPADDPHYAKRVLAGSAKQQHEHQIAIDSLTRSLEPFTSSMTSHTEPFVLELPNVWHLASDVTAELARDAGGLIPTPLTLVEALHPTAAVCGFPTSVAGELISELEHMDRGPYSGPVGWMDAAGNGEWGIALRGAVIESRTEVRLYAGCGIVAGSNPAAELEETWSKFRPMLEALGLDRPRAVPVRNPDFASSPAGS, encoded by the coding sequence ATGACCACCCTGCGTTCTGTGACAGTGCCCGTCGGTGAGCTTTCCGCCGCCATCGGTCTCCTGGAGTATCTGGTTCTTGACGAGCAACTGTGCTGGATTCGGCGCCAGGAGGGACTGGTCGGCTTTGGAGAAGCGGCCCGCTTCACTTCCAGCGGCCCCGAGCGCTTTGCCCGCGCACAGGAATGGTGGCGGTCCCTCCTTGCGGAAGCCGACGTCGAGAACCCTCTTAACACTCCCGGCACCGGCATCGTCGCCTTTGGCTCCTTCGCTTTTTCCAAACGCTCCCCCTTTGAATCCCGCCTGGTGGTTCCGGAAATCGTCGTCGGGCTGCGCGACGGCGCCGGCTGGGTGACGTACACAACCGCGGATCCCGAAGCGGAACTAAACGCGGAGACAGCGAAGGCCGCCCTGGCCCGCTATCTGGACGATCTACCGCTCTACCGGGAAAGCGATCCCGCCGACCGGGTCCTGCCGGGAATGCTGAGCGAGTCGGAGTGGAAAAATGCCGTGGCGCGGTCGGTGGCCCATGTAGCAGCCGGCGATTTGAGCAAGATTGTCCTGGCCCGCGACATTGCCGTGGAGTTGGGCAGCCCCCTCGTGGCTTCACAGGTACTGCGTGAACTGGCCGTGCGCTACCGCGACTGCTGGACGTATTCGGTGGACGGCTTGATCGGGTCCACGCCCGAGATGCTGATCAAGGTCGAAAACGGCACCGCCGAGGCACGCGTGCTGGCCGGAACACTGGACCGCGCTACTGCTCCTGCCGACGATCCCCACTACGCCAAGCGGGTGCTGGCCGGGTCCGCCAAGCAGCAGCACGAGCATCAAATTGCCATCGATTCCCTCACCCGGTCCCTTGAGCCTTTCACCTCGTCGATGACTTCCCACACGGAGCCGTTTGTCCTTGAACTGCCCAACGTCTGGCATCTGGCCTCCGACGTCACTGCCGAGCTCGCGCGGGATGCGGGCGGACTGATTCCCACGCCCCTGACCCTGGTCGAAGCGCTGCATCCCACTGCCGCTGTCTGCGGCTTCCCCACCAGCGTGGCCGGCGAACTTATTAGTGAGCTTGAACACATGGACCGCGGCCCCTACTCCGGACCCGTCGGCTGGATGGACGCTGCCGGAAACGGTGAATGGGGTATCGCCCTGCGCGGCGCTGTGATCGAGAGCCGCACGGAAGTGCGCCTTTATGCAGGCTGTGGAATTGTGGCCGGCTCCAATCCTGCCGCGGAACTAGAGGAAACCTGGAGCAAGTTCCGTCCAATGCTTGAGGCCCTGGGCTTGGACCGGCCCCGCGCCGTTCCGGTGCGCAACCCCGATTTCGCATCCTCTCCCGCCGGCTCCTGA
- a CDS encoding basic amino acid ABC transporter substrate-binding protein, protein MPYKARTAAFAFLAIGALSLTACGGDDAGASDDAANGYNLVSEGTLTVCSDIPYVPFEYEENGEYTGFDMDLVKEIATGLDLELAVQDAGFEGIASGTVLAAGQCDLEASAITITPERQEAMGFADPYYDSLQSLLVPVDSDIKSIEDLEGKKLGVQGNTTGESYARENAPGAEIVAFPSDAELFPAIQSGNVDAVLQDLPVNIGHTEDGEFTIAEEYETDESYGFAMKKDNTELISAVNEQLTKLRDNGKYQEIYDKYFTE, encoded by the coding sequence ATGCCGTACAAAGCCCGCACCGCCGCCTTCGCCTTTTTGGCTATCGGCGCCCTTTCGCTGACCGCCTGCGGTGGTGACGACGCCGGAGCCTCCGACGACGCTGCCAACGGATACAACCTGGTATCCGAAGGCACGCTGACAGTCTGCTCGGACATCCCGTACGTTCCGTTCGAGTATGAAGAGAACGGCGAATACACCGGTTTCGACATGGACCTGGTCAAGGAGATCGCGACCGGCCTTGACCTTGAACTCGCAGTCCAGGACGCCGGGTTCGAGGGAATTGCCAGCGGCACCGTGCTCGCGGCGGGACAGTGTGACCTTGAGGCCAGCGCAATCACCATCACCCCGGAACGTCAAGAGGCCATGGGCTTCGCCGATCCGTACTATGACTCGCTGCAGTCGCTGCTGGTCCCCGTCGACTCGGACATCAAGAGCATCGAGGACCTGGAGGGCAAGAAGCTCGGCGTCCAGGGAAACACCACCGGTGAGTCCTACGCCCGCGAGAATGCTCCCGGAGCGGAAATCGTGGCTTTCCCGAGCGATGCCGAACTCTTCCCTGCCATCCAGTCCGGTAACGTCGATGCTGTGCTCCAGGACCTGCCGGTGAACATTGGACACACGGAGGATGGTGAATTCACCATCGCCGAAGAGTATGAGACGGATGAGTCCTACGGCTTCGCCATGAAGAAGGACAACACCGAACTCATCTCCGCCGTCAATGAGCAGCTCACCAAGCTGCGGGACAACGGCAAGTACCAGGAAATCTACGACAAGTACTTCACCGAATAA
- a CDS encoding putative glycolipid-binding domain-containing protein yields the protein MTTTAQARTVRWQGQDDPERTDTVVVSFRDRELAAAGTSVTAEYRASWTLSTIPGWVTRRLTVEVTGKGWSRSLELERSTEGRWSAETTTSGLTDLPAPGIADPRSLDEAQDCDLGLCPLTNTMPILRLDLLNDSAPPDETQLTMAWVEMPSLRVLPGKQVYSQVRAYSPDAGHAVVLYSSANRGFTAELTVDADGMVIDYPGLATRLP from the coding sequence ATGACTACAACCGCGCAGGCCCGGACCGTCCGCTGGCAGGGACAGGACGATCCGGAGCGTACGGACACGGTAGTGGTCTCCTTCCGGGACCGGGAGCTAGCCGCAGCCGGCACCTCTGTCACCGCCGAATACCGGGCATCCTGGACACTCTCCACCATCCCGGGGTGGGTCACCCGGCGGCTGACGGTAGAGGTGACGGGAAAGGGCTGGTCCCGGAGCCTGGAGCTCGAACGCAGCACCGAGGGCAGATGGAGCGCGGAGACAACCACGTCCGGACTCACGGACCTGCCCGCCCCCGGGATCGCCGACCCGCGCAGCCTCGACGAAGCTCAGGACTGTGACCTCGGGCTGTGCCCGCTGACTAACACCATGCCGATCCTGCGGCTGGACCTACTGAACGATTCCGCTCCCCCGGACGAGACACAGCTGACAATGGCCTGGGTGGAAATGCCCAGCCTGCGGGTCCTGCCCGGCAAGCAGGTGTATTCACAGGTGCGGGCCTACTCCCCTGACGCGGGCCACGCCGTCGTCCTCTACAGCTCGGCCAACCGCGGGTTCACCGCCGAACTCACCGTGGACGCCGACGGCATGGTCATCGACTATCCCGGACTGGCCACACGCCTGCCCTAG
- a CDS encoding polyprenyl synthetase family protein, with amino-acid sequence MTESTNTSPETVPATSALPPGFALLAEDPRLGPSMAASLEQVELRLREAVANSDPFADVTSRHLVEAGGKRIRPLLTLLASHLGAEDAPEKVIQSAVVVELTHLATLYHDDVMDEAPYRRGAPTAHELWGNSVAVLTGDLIFARASSLVSALGGPALAIQAHTFERLCLGQLHETVGPAEGQDPLEHYLSVIADKTGSLIAASGQFGALFSGAGQETIDIMVEYGEKVGIAFQLADDVIDVTGKQAKSGKTPGTDLREGVPTLPVLLLRRAAAGGDADAAAVLELVEKDLSSDEALAEAVAALRSSPVTEQSWEVARSWSEDAVAALAPLPDSVVKEALAAFARAVVNREV; translated from the coding sequence GTGACTGAATCCACCAACACCAGCCCGGAAACCGTGCCGGCCACTTCCGCACTGCCGCCGGGCTTCGCCCTGCTGGCTGAGGACCCGAGGCTTGGCCCGTCAATGGCCGCATCCCTGGAGCAGGTGGAACTGCGGCTGCGCGAAGCTGTAGCCAACTCCGATCCCTTCGCCGACGTCACCTCCCGGCACCTTGTGGAGGCCGGCGGCAAGCGGATCCGCCCGCTCCTGACCCTTCTGGCTTCCCATCTCGGTGCCGAGGATGCGCCGGAAAAGGTTATCCAGTCGGCCGTGGTCGTCGAGCTGACGCATCTTGCCACGCTCTACCACGACGACGTGATGGACGAGGCACCGTACCGGCGCGGAGCCCCGACTGCGCATGAACTCTGGGGCAACTCGGTTGCCGTGCTCACCGGCGACCTCATCTTCGCGCGGGCTTCCAGCCTGGTCTCCGCCCTGGGCGGCCCGGCGCTGGCTATCCAGGCACACACGTTCGAGCGGCTGTGCCTGGGCCAGCTGCATGAAACCGTCGGCCCTGCCGAAGGCCAGGATCCGCTCGAACACTACCTGTCCGTCATCGCGGACAAGACCGGATCCCTGATTGCCGCCTCCGGCCAGTTCGGTGCATTGTTCTCCGGTGCGGGCCAGGAAACCATCGACATCATGGTTGAGTACGGCGAGAAGGTGGGCATCGCCTTCCAACTGGCCGACGACGTCATTGACGTTACGGGCAAGCAGGCGAAGTCCGGGAAGACGCCGGGCACCGACCTGCGCGAAGGCGTTCCGACCTTGCCCGTGCTGCTGCTCCGACGTGCCGCAGCCGGCGGGGATGCCGACGCTGCAGCCGTGCTCGAACTGGTGGAAAAGGACTTGAGCTCGGACGAGGCGCTGGCCGAAGCCGTAGCTGCCCTGCGCAGCAGCCCGGTCACCGAACAGTCCTGGGAAGTTGCACGCAGCTGGTCCGAAGACGCCGTAGCTGCCCTCGCACCGCTGCCCGACTCCGTCGTGAAGGAAGCCCTGGCCGCCTTTGCGCGAGCAGTGGTCAACCGCGAGGTCTAG
- a CDS encoding geranylgeranyl reductase family protein has protein sequence MKVLIVGAGPAGSTAAYYLASAGVDVTVLEKTAFPREKVCGDGLTPRAVREIQFLGLPHEEAEGWRRNKGLRLIAGGRTLELPWPALSDFPDYGLIRTRLGFDEALARHAQAAGAKILERHTVVSAIRGDDGRVEGAVANILDENGRRTGERREFFADVVLAADGNSSRTALSVGIEKRDDRPMGVAVRTYFESPRTNDDWMEGWLELPDASGNPLPGYGWVFGVGDGTSNVGLGILNSSKEFGKLDYRKVLRDWTAGMPAEWGFTPENQVGEIRGAALPMGFNRTPHYSPGLLLLGDAGGMVSPFNGEGISYAMESARFAAEHIIEGSGAALAPGLLTSRAAFDVELRAYAGHVRDEWGSHFTLGRIFAAMIGRPAVMKLALRTGMPIPVLMRFVVRMLANLTDSSSKGIEDRVIALLEMLVPPASNQGTPITPRQPAQHP, from the coding sequence GTGAAGGTCCTTATTGTCGGTGCCGGCCCGGCCGGTTCCACAGCCGCGTACTACCTCGCCTCTGCAGGGGTGGATGTCACCGTTCTCGAAAAGACCGCTTTCCCGCGGGAAAAGGTCTGCGGCGACGGCCTGACCCCCCGCGCCGTGCGCGAAATCCAGTTCCTGGGCCTGCCGCACGAAGAAGCCGAAGGGTGGCGCCGGAATAAGGGGCTACGCCTGATTGCCGGCGGCCGGACACTGGAACTGCCGTGGCCTGCGCTCTCGGATTTCCCGGATTACGGCCTGATCCGTACCCGTCTCGGTTTCGACGAGGCCCTTGCCCGCCACGCGCAGGCTGCCGGAGCGAAGATCCTTGAGCGGCACACAGTGGTCTCTGCCATCCGCGGCGACGACGGACGCGTGGAAGGTGCAGTCGCCAACATCCTGGATGAAAACGGGAGGCGCACAGGCGAACGGCGGGAGTTCTTCGCCGACGTCGTCCTGGCTGCCGACGGAAACTCGAGCCGGACCGCCCTGAGCGTGGGCATCGAAAAACGCGACGACCGTCCCATGGGCGTGGCCGTGCGCACCTACTTCGAGAGCCCGCGCACCAATGACGACTGGATGGAAGGCTGGCTGGAGCTTCCGGATGCCTCCGGCAACCCGCTGCCCGGCTACGGCTGGGTCTTCGGGGTGGGAGACGGAACGTCCAACGTCGGCCTGGGCATCCTGAACTCTTCCAAGGAATTCGGAAAGCTGGACTACCGCAAGGTCCTGCGCGACTGGACCGCCGGCATGCCCGCAGAATGGGGCTTCACCCCGGAAAACCAAGTGGGCGAGATCCGCGGGGCAGCCCTGCCCATGGGCTTCAACCGCACGCCGCACTACTCGCCGGGGCTGCTGCTGCTCGGCGATGCCGGCGGCATGGTCAGCCCGTTCAACGGTGAAGGCATTTCCTACGCGATGGAATCGGCCCGGTTTGCGGCCGAACACATCATCGAAGGCTCCGGGGCCGCACTGGCGCCGGGCCTGCTCACATCACGGGCCGCGTTCGACGTCGAACTGCGCGCCTATGCCGGTCACGTGCGGGATGAATGGGGCAGCCACTTCACGCTCGGCCGCATTTTCGCCGCCATGATCGGCCGCCCCGCAGTCATGAAACTGGCACTGCGCACAGGAATGCCGATTCCCGTGCTTATGCGTTTCGTGGTGCGTATGCTCGCTAACCTGACGGACAGCAGTTCCAAGGGCATAGAGGATAGAGTGATTGCCTTACTGGAAATGCTGGTTCCGCCGGCAAGCAACCAAGGAACGCCGATAACTCCCCGGCAGCCCGCGCAGCACCCGTGA
- a CDS encoding basic amino acid ABC transporter substrate-binding protein: MPHKARTTLAAFLAIGALSLTACGGGDDSAESGLTTVNEGTLTVCSNVPFKPFEYVVDGEFTGFDIELTREIAKGMGLEHEVQNVGFDGLQSGTVLAARQCDVIAAAMSITDERAEKLAFSDPYYDSPQTLLVPADSSVASLADLKGKKVGVQQGTTGESYARENAADAEIMSFQTDAELFQGLQAGNIDAVLQDHAVNQDHTEDGKFRISASFETGESYGFAMKKEGSEELVSKVNEQLADLRENGKYQELHDRFFTK; the protein is encoded by the coding sequence ATGCCGCACAAAGCCCGCACCACTCTTGCCGCCTTCCTTGCTATCGGAGCGTTGTCCCTGACCGCCTGCGGCGGAGGAGACGACTCCGCGGAGTCCGGTCTCACGACCGTCAACGAGGGCACCCTCACGGTGTGCTCCAACGTTCCTTTCAAGCCGTTCGAATACGTGGTGGACGGTGAGTTCACCGGCTTCGATATCGAGCTCACCCGCGAAATTGCCAAGGGCATGGGCCTGGAGCATGAGGTGCAGAACGTTGGATTCGACGGCCTGCAGAGCGGAACCGTACTGGCCGCCCGCCAGTGCGATGTGATTGCCGCGGCCATGTCCATCACCGATGAGCGGGCCGAGAAACTGGCATTTTCGGACCCGTACTATGACTCGCCTCAGACCCTCCTGGTTCCTGCCGATTCCTCGGTTGCTTCCCTGGCAGACCTCAAGGGCAAGAAGGTAGGGGTCCAGCAGGGCACCACCGGTGAGAGCTACGCACGGGAAAACGCCGCCGACGCCGAGATTATGTCCTTCCAGACCGATGCGGAGCTGTTCCAGGGACTGCAGGCCGGAAACATTGATGCGGTCCTCCAGGACCACGCGGTGAACCAGGACCACACCGAGGACGGCAAGTTCCGGATCTCAGCGAGCTTCGAGACGGGTGAGTCCTATGGCTTCGCCATGAAGAAGGAAGGCAGCGAGGAACTGGTTTCGAAGGTGAATGAACAGCTTGCTGATCTACGGGAGAATGGCAAGTACCAGGAGCTCCACGACCGGTTCTTCACGAAGTAG
- a CDS encoding amino acid ABC transporter permease yields MKPSTRRRLFRGVLYAVFVIALVAVVLAADWEAIGENFFDAEVAREAFPTIITVAVKNTIIYTVIAFAGGLLLGLLLALMKLSPVAPYRWAATAYIELFRGLPALLVIFGFAFAVPIAFDWRPPGGSAGAGLLALIIVSGAYIAETIRAGIQAVPSGQAEAARSLGMGPTWTMISVTLPQAFRIITPPLTNELVILIKDTSLLFIAGMALQDRELTTFARDSVSQTANATPLVLAALMYLIITLPLTQLVAKLERHNQRGR; encoded by the coding sequence TTGAAACCCTCCACCCGCAGACGCCTGTTCCGGGGCGTCCTGTACGCCGTTTTCGTCATCGCACTCGTAGCCGTAGTGCTGGCTGCCGATTGGGAAGCCATCGGCGAGAACTTCTTCGACGCCGAGGTGGCCCGTGAGGCCTTCCCCACCATCATCACGGTGGCGGTCAAGAACACGATTATCTATACCGTTATTGCTTTCGCCGGCGGGCTCCTCCTGGGCCTGCTGCTGGCGCTGATGAAGCTTTCCCCGGTAGCGCCGTACCGCTGGGCCGCCACGGCCTACATCGAACTTTTCCGCGGGCTCCCCGCACTGCTGGTGATCTTCGGGTTCGCCTTCGCCGTGCCGATCGCCTTTGACTGGCGTCCGCCGGGAGGCAGCGCAGGCGCAGGGCTCCTGGCCCTGATCATCGTTTCCGGCGCCTATATCGCCGAAACCATCCGTGCCGGAATCCAGGCAGTGCCCTCCGGTCAGGCCGAGGCTGCCCGTTCGCTGGGCATGGGTCCGACCTGGACCATGATTTCCGTGACCCTGCCCCAGGCCTTCCGGATCATCACGCCGCCGCTGACCAACGAACTGGTCATCCTGATCAAGGACACTTCGCTGCTGTTCATTGCCGGTATGGCACTGCAGGACCGCGAGCTGACCACGTTTGCGCGTGACTCCGTGTCCCAGACCGCAAACGCCACACCCCTGGTGCTCGCTGCCCTGATGTACCTGATCATTACGCTGCCGCTGACCCAGCTGGTGGCAAAGCTCGAACGACACAACCAGAGAGGCAGGTAG
- a CDS encoding HIT family protein, whose product MKTRTESSMKDVFPETAWKSHAPDGYECPFCDMASGEFRYPGNLCEPGDLIYSDELVLAFIASHGFDPEPGHVLVTPRRHYELLYELPDDVAARIMLVTRDMAVAIKKAWHPDGVTTRQHNEPAGSQHVWHYHQHVLPRWTDDGLYFTPKRPIVPPAVRARKAAELRAVL is encoded by the coding sequence ATGAAGACGAGGACTGAGTCGTCGATGAAGGACGTTTTCCCCGAAACAGCTTGGAAAAGCCACGCGCCGGACGGGTATGAGTGCCCGTTCTGCGACATGGCCTCGGGCGAATTCCGGTATCCCGGAAACCTCTGTGAGCCCGGGGACCTGATCTACTCCGATGAGCTGGTGCTTGCGTTCATTGCTTCACACGGGTTTGATCCTGAGCCGGGCCACGTCCTCGTCACGCCGCGCCGGCACTACGAACTGCTCTATGAGCTGCCCGACGACGTCGCCGCGCGGATCATGCTCGTGACCCGGGATATGGCGGTGGCCATCAAGAAGGCCTGGCACCCCGACGGCGTCACCACCCGGCAGCACAACGAGCCCGCAGGGAGCCAGCACGTCTGGCACTACCACCAGCATGTGCTCCCCCGCTGGACGGACGACGGGCTCTACTTCACACCCAAGCGGCCCATCGTGCCGCCGGCTGTCCGGGCCCGCAAGGCCGCCGAGCTGCGCGCGGTCCTGTAG
- a CDS encoding amino acid ABC transporter ATP-binding protein encodes MSVPNTTAPAIEVRNLHKSFGSNEVLKGIDFHVDQGEVVCVIGPSGSGKSTLLRCVNRLEEPTSGTVLVEGVDITHPDTDLDKVRTRIGMVFQQFNLFPHLNVLRNLTLAQRRAKKRGQEEATKVALKNLAKVGLEDRATAFPAQLSGGQQQRVAIARALSMDPDMMLFDEPTSALDPELVGDVLAVMRQLAEEGMTMMVVTHEMGFAREVGDRVVFMDGGVVVEQGRPEDVLGNPQHERTRAFLSKVL; translated from the coding sequence ATGAGCGTCCCGAACACCACCGCCCCTGCCATCGAGGTCCGCAACCTTCACAAGTCCTTCGGAAGCAACGAGGTGCTGAAAGGCATCGACTTCCATGTAGACCAGGGCGAAGTGGTCTGCGTGATCGGTCCGTCCGGTTCCGGCAAGTCCACTCTGCTGCGCTGCGTCAACCGCCTGGAGGAGCCCACCAGCGGCACCGTCCTGGTGGAGGGCGTTGACATTACCCATCCGGACACGGACCTGGACAAGGTACGCACCCGGATCGGCATGGTCTTCCAGCAGTTCAATCTCTTCCCTCACCTGAACGTGCTGCGCAACCTGACCCTGGCGCAGCGCCGGGCGAAGAAGCGCGGCCAGGAGGAAGCCACCAAGGTGGCGCTGAAGAACCTCGCCAAGGTGGGTCTGGAGGACCGTGCAACGGCCTTCCCCGCACAGCTCTCCGGCGGCCAGCAGCAGCGTGTGGCCATTGCCCGCGCACTGTCCATGGATCCGGACATGATGCTGTTCGACGAGCCGACCAGCGCCTTGGACCCGGAACTCGTTGGTGACGTGCTCGCCGTGATGCGCCAGCTTGCCGAGGAAGGCATGACCATGATGGTGGTGACCCACGAGATGGGCTTCGCCCGCGAAGTGGGCGACCGCGTTGTCTTCATGGACGGCGGTGTCGTCGTGGAGCAGGGCCGTCCCGAAGACGTCCTGGGCAACCCGCAGCACGAGCGCACCCGGGCGTTCCTCTCCAAGGTTCTCTAA